In one Chlamydia sp. BM-2023 genomic region, the following are encoded:
- the dusB gene encoding tRNA dihydrouridine synthase DusB produces the protein MASSVYIRNILLKSPIVYAPLAGFSDYPYRRMSSLYSPALMFCEMVKIEGLHYCPARTLKLLDYSEEMRPIGGQLCGSKPEMAGEAAKVLEGLGFDLIDLNCGCPTDRITKDGSGSGLLKSPQLIGKVLEKIVEAVSVPVTVKIRSGWDGNTINVEETVRVIKEAGASAVFVHGRTRAQGYVGPSNLDYITRAKAEAGKDFPVFGNGDVFSPEAAKHMLETTGCDGVLIARGTMGAPWIVKQVEDYLATGTYQTVPFSMRKQAFLQHLHWVEEYYQSEAKFLTETRKLCGHYLISAAKVRFLRSALSKAISSQEVYQLIDDYEEADDECRDQPALNKC, from the coding sequence ATGGCTTCTTCAGTATATATAAGAAATATTTTACTAAAATCTCCTATAGTCTACGCCCCCTTGGCAGGTTTTTCAGATTATCCCTATAGGAGAATGTCCTCACTTTACAGCCCGGCTTTAATGTTTTGCGAAATGGTGAAGATCGAAGGTTTACACTACTGTCCAGCACGTACGTTGAAGCTATTAGACTATTCTGAAGAGATGCGCCCTATAGGGGGGCAGCTCTGCGGTAGTAAACCAGAAATGGCCGGTGAAGCTGCTAAAGTACTAGAAGGCTTGGGTTTTGATTTAATAGATTTGAATTGTGGCTGCCCGACCGATAGAATTACAAAAGATGGCAGTGGCTCAGGATTGTTAAAGTCCCCACAACTTATCGGTAAGGTCTTAGAAAAGATCGTAGAGGCAGTTTCCGTCCCTGTTACTGTAAAAATACGTTCAGGATGGGATGGGAATACTATCAATGTCGAGGAAACCGTACGCGTTATAAAAGAGGCAGGAGCCAGCGCTGTTTTTGTTCATGGAAGAACGCGAGCTCAGGGCTATGTTGGTCCGAGTAACCTTGATTACATAACACGGGCAAAGGCAGAGGCAGGGAAGGATTTTCCTGTCTTTGGTAACGGAGATGTTTTTTCTCCTGAGGCCGCTAAACATATGTTAGAAACTACAGGATGTGACGGCGTGCTTATTGCTCGTGGCACCATGGGAGCTCCTTGGATAGTCAAACAAGTAGAAGACTATCTTGCTACGGGAACGTATCAGACAGTTCCTTTTTCCATGAGAAAGCAAGCTTTTCTTCAGCATTTGCACTGGGTAGAGGAATACTATCAAAGCGAAGCGAAATTTCTTACTGAAACACGTAAACTATGCGGGCACTATTTAATATCTGCTGCTAAGGTACGTTTCTTGCGCTCTGCTTTATCTAAGGCTATCTCATCTCAAGAAGTATACCAGCTTATCGATGATTATGAAGAAGCAGATGATGAATGTCGGGATCAACCAGCTTTAAACAAGTGCTGA
- a CDS encoding YggT family protein produces MVSYFLRTAINVYSFLILVYILASWVPECHNTKWYQYVNRFVDPYLAIFRRFIPRIGFIDISPLIALFCLEAVPFIVIRTLKFVVLNIFQSPWLLQYI; encoded by the coding sequence ATGGTATCTTATTTTTTGAGAACAGCTATTAATGTTTATAGTTTTTTAATTTTGGTGTATATTTTGGCCTCTTGGGTTCCCGAGTGCCACAATACAAAATGGTATCAGTACGTAAATAGGTTTGTAGACCCTTACCTCGCCATATTTAGAAGATTTATTCCTCGTATCGGCTTTATTGATATAAGCCCTCTGATTGCTCTTTTCTGCTTGGAAGCTGTCCCTTTTATTGTGATACGAACTCTAAAGTTTGTTGTTCTTAATATTTTCCAGTCTCCATGGCTTCTTCAGTATATATAA